The Eriocheir sinensis breed Jianghai 21 chromosome 54, ASM2467909v1, whole genome shotgun sequence genome segment ACGCTATTTACAgaggttggtattttaagacgctttcgctcctcacatcagttatttctaaaggtcaaagagggggtcagtcaggttttaatgagtggttctttatgttcacagtacagaagaagggtcaaaccaccactagggttatacaactactcctggaaatgcccacaacccctacgagagccttgtcaaatatgtgttcttgggcgggttctttatgttcatggtacagaggaagggtcaaactaccaccagggtcataaaactactcctggaaatgcccacaacccctacgagagagtcttgtcaaatatgtgttcttgggcgacgagatgttttataatacgacgcTAAAGAGTTTCAAGATCGTTTAACAGACACTTTTTTACTTGTGCGAATTTAGTGAGGTCTGGAAGTGCTGGCGTGGTGGTCTGTTTGAAGCGTGGGATTGTCGTGGTTGTGTCTGGAAGCCTCGTACATCTCCACACGGTGCTAAGGGCAGGGCAGCAAGGGGCTCAGGGTGATAGGCTGGAAATGTCATGCAGGAATTACCATAGATGTTTTTACAGGGTTACGCCAAGCTCATGAGTCCCGGATTTCACTTCATCTTCGTAACGTATTCCATAACTTTGCATTTCGGTCTTTGCTTTCCATTCcttgtcttcatttctttttatctcttattttcttatcattctttgtcttcccttctgtctttctcacCTTCATTTTGTTCCCTTCAtagtttccttctccctcttttaccaTCTCCTTCATGCCTCCctgttctgtttctttccttcaattctttctctttttgtctcatcattccttctctctgtttctcaccttcatttcatttccttaatTTTGTTTCCTTCACagtttccttccccctcctttaccATCTCCTTCATGCCTCCctgttctgtttctttccttcattttttcatttcctcaaCTTTGGTTTTCgtagttttcttctccttcgctcatcatctttttttctccttcatatctttcattattttgtttttgttctcataattttttgtcttctcttttcttcttcttcctgttattttgtttgttttcatattttttgtctttttcttcttattattatattattgtgttatttttcatctttgtctttttttcttcctgttttctattttccatcattcctgtcttttttttcttcttcctgttttcttttttctatcattcctgtcttttttttcttcttcctgttttcttttttccatcattcctgtcttttttttcttcttcctgttttcttttttccatcattcctgtcttttttttcttcttcctgttttcttttttcctatcattcctgtcttttttttcttcttcctgttttcttttttctatcattcctgtcttttttttcttcttcctgttttcttttttccatcattcctgtcttttttcttcttcctgttttcttttttccatcattcctgtctttttttcttcctgttttcttttttccatcattcctgtctttttttcttcctgttttcttttttctatcattcctgtctttttttttcttctccatcttgttATTCTGTTATTTTCCATCATATTtgccttctcctttattctcgcTCCTTCTCTCCAACCCTCCCACTCCTCGTCTTCCCCTTTTTCACACCCATATTTAAATTCCTCCTGAAGGGGTGACTATAACAAGCGCCCTGAGGTATCGTTATTCACACACTCATTTTCGGAACATCAGTGTAGcctctcttacctcttctctACATGTGATTCTGAGCCCTGTTAATCCTCTGCCCTTCCATTTTCACTCCTCTGGTATGACTCTGAGTTCCTcgtaatgtatatttttaccaGTAATTTACGACCTTTATTCTTACTGCAGTGTGATTCTTATAATAGTTACCGTAGGCTGTGTCTTTCAaatatactacttctactaccactactactactgttattcaaatcactactactgatactgatattcaaattactactactactactatgactataTTTTTTGTACCCATTCAGAGCTTTACATGTGCTAGAAGTTACGTGCGTACATCTAAGTTAAGTATAAGTATCGTATAGGGATCGTGTGATTTGTAACGTATTTCTCCTTCCTGCGTTTCCCTCTCGCCAAAAAATGTGTTCCTGGGTCTGTTTACTTACCCATCTGTGTCTGTGTTAGTGTGTCTGTTGGCTGTGTCGTGGGTGTAACAGACGGCTTATGATGCTTTCGGCTTCGACTGTGTACGATAGGATTTTTTATCTATATGttcgttcatctttttttttccgacACATGATTGCATGCCCTCTGCCCCCTCCCCATCAGCCCTGTCTCTGTACGGTGTGTCTGTGAGAGAATTGAGGATGGATTGTCTGTTCTGCTTTCCATATATTAACAGGTTCATGGCTTCGTACAGCTATATATGTAATCAAAgaagttttcctttatttttcacttagttTTGTTCATCTTACAGACCACTCTTCTGAACTAACATCGGGCTATGtgaaccaacgttgccagattgtcgtactcagccgattatatttcccgactttctACCCCAaagctgtcttctgggctccaataacgaaactcatttatagttatcgttaaaagagttagattctggtGTGTCTTGGCactagttaggcgtcagaaacaggtaaatactatgctctgagtatgacaatctggcaacagtgatGTGAACTCCCTCTGCACTCTCATTGGGCTATAGTAACTTTTTTCCTAACTATCACTAGGCATTATCaggtgtttatattttcatttcttctggTCCTCAAACCCCCATATGAAGCTGTATTGAATGGGACTGGCTTCTGGAAATATTAGGCTACACCATCTCTTTCTCCGAGGCTATATTAACTGCTTTTAACTTTTGCTTGGCTGTATCAACTCTTATTTCCAATCTTCTGTCCCTCAAATCCCCATATCATGAAGTTTCTGTATTGAATGGGACTGGCTTCTGGAAATATTAGGCTACACCATCTCTTTCTCCGAGGCTATATTAACTGCTTTTAACTTTTGCTTGGCTGTATCAACTCTTATTTCCATTCTTCTGTCCCTCAAATCCCCATATCATGAAGTTTCTGTATTGAATGGGACTGGCTTCTGAAAATACTGGGCTACACCATCTCTTTCCGAGGCTATATTGATTTCTTTTAACATTTGCTTGGCTGTATCAAGTCTTATTTCCATTCTTCTGTCCCTCAAAATCCCCATATCATGAAGTTTCTGTATTGAATGGGACTGGCTTCTTAAAATACTGGGCTACACCGTCTCTTTCTGAGGCTATATTGATTTCTTTTAACATTTGCTTGGCTGTATCAATCCTTATTTCCATTCTTCTGCCCCTCAAACTCCCATATCAAGAAGCATTAGCTGTATTGAATCTGCATTGTGTCTGAACTATTGGGCTACACTTTTGCTGAGGCTATGTGAACTTCTTTTAACATTTGCTCAGCTGTATCAACTCTTATTTCCATTCTTCTGCCCTTCAAATCCCCATATCATGAAGCATTAGCAGTGTCTGACCGGGCTGTCCGAGTGACGCCCGGCTGCCTGGCTCACAAGGGTGTACCGTAGAGTGGCTGTGTTACTACCATGTGGCTTATACTCCTTACACGGCACAGAGCCCCCACGGGAAGGGTTAGAAGGCCTCCGCTAGGGCATACAAGGAGGTGAAATGCCTCCTCCTGTGAAGTGTGGAAGGGGTTAGAATGCCTCCCACAGTAAGGCTTTAAGGGGTGTGAATGCCTCCTCTTGTAAATGGTTTGAATGCCTCCTCTTGTAAGGCATAGAAAGGGGGTCTAAGACTATTGTAAGGCATGAAAGGGGTTTAGAATGCCTCCTCTGCAAAACTGGAAAGGGGCTCTGAGGCTTATTGTAAGGTATTGAAGGGGGCTCTGTAGGCTTAGTGTAAGGCATGGAAGGAGGCTCTAGGGCTTTTGTAAGACAGTGAAGGGGGTTGAATTCCTCGTCCTGTGAGGCATAGAAGGGATTAGAAGGCTTCCTGTAACATGGTTTAGGTGGCTTATTGTAAGGTGTGGAGGTGTTAGGCTGTGTTAGAGGGACGGATGTTGTGTGTAGATGAGGATGTTTGTAAATGTCTTAGGTAAAAAAATCAAtgttaaaagcaaaaaaaactAGCAAGAACAAAATTTAAGGGAGGATTTATATGTTTTAGAAGTGTTGAAATAGCAAACACTaccagggcacaaaaaaagaatgtTGTAATAAATTAAAAGCGAAGAAAATACCAAGAAGCCAAAAAGATTAAGGAGAGATTTAGATGTTTTAGAAACGTTGAAATAGCAAACACTAGCAAAGGAAAGTTGTAATTGTTAAAAGTGGAGAAAATAGCAACATCGCCAAAAAGATTAAGGAGAGATTTAGATGTTTTAGAAGTGTTGAAATAGCAAACACTAGCAAAGGAAAGTTGTAATTGTTAAAAGTGGAGAAAATAGCAACATCGCCAAAAAGATTAAGGGAGGACTTAGATGTTTTAGAAGCGTTGAAATAGCAAACACTAGCAAAGGAAAGTTGTAATTGTTAAAAGTGGAGAAAATAGCAACATCGCCAAAAAGATTAAGGAGAGATTTAGATGTTTTAGAAGCGTTGAAATAGCAAACACTAGCAGGACACAAAAATGAAGGATGTAATAGTTAAAAGCGAAGAAAATAACATCATCGCCAAAAAGATTAAGGGAGGACTTAGATGTTTTAGAAGTGTTGAAATAGCAAACACTAGGAAAGGAAAGTTGTAATTGttaaaagtggagaaaataaCAACATCGCCAAAAAGATTAAGGGAGGACTTAGATGTTTTAGAAGTGTTGAAATAGCAAACACTAGCAGGACACAAAGAGGAAGATTGCAAAtgttaaaactgaaaaaaatagcaATTCCCcccaaaattaaggaaaatttaGATGTATtagaaccaaaaaaaaatagcaacatcGCCAAAAAGATTAAGGGAGGACTTAGATGTTTTAGAAGTGTTGAAATAGCAAACACCAgcaggaaacaaagaggaagattGCAAAtgttaaaactgaaaaaaatagcaACTTCCCcccaaaattaaggaaaatttaGATGTATtagaaccaaaaaaaaatagcaacatcCCCAAAAAGATTAAGAGAGGATTTAGATGTTTTAGAAGTGTTGAAATAGCAAACACTAGCAGGACACAAAGAGGAAAGGATGTAAATGActtagatgaaaaaaaataatagcagaaaaaactgtgataaaaaaagaagggaaagatatagAAGGTTTTAGATAAGATAAATAtttgaaagagaaacaaaaaaatcatgaagcaagaaggaaaaatataaatgtgtTTGATAacttagttaaaaaaaataaaagcagaaaaacTAGTGatataataaagaaggaaagatatagaagGTTTTAGATAAGATAAATAtttgaaagagaaacaaaaaaatcatgaaacaagaaggaaaaatttAAATGTGTTTGATGacttagttaaaaaaaataaaagcagaaaaactagtgatataaaaaagaaaggaaagatatagaAGGTTTTAGATAAGATAAATATttgaaagagagacaaaaaataatagaaaacgagGAGAACTATAGATGTTTGATGACTtagttaaaaaaattaaaaaaaactactgagaaaaaaaaggaaggaaagctgtAGAAATATTTAGATAAGATAAATATTTAAAAGAGAAACATAAAATCATAAAAACAAGAGGGAGAAAATCATATAGACGCTTGTGATGAATTATATATACATTGACGTAGGAATCAAAATCtcggaaaacaagaaaataaaaagacataCAAGACTCGGATCAAAATGTCAACAGAAGTAAAATTAGTTACCTTGACCAAATAGGAAGCATAGGTGAGCGTTCACGTCATAGATAAAATTAGTTCATGTGATTAGAAGAAAAATGCGATGATTGTGATTATCGAAAAGGTCCCAAAAATGTTGATGTAATGATTGAAaaatatctttgtgtgtgtgtgtgtgtgtgtgtgtgtgtgtgttaagattaTACAAGAAAGACATAGGTGATTGTTAAAAGACATGGTAATTgttgtagataaaaaaaataaatgcaaaaacttaaaaaagaaaatatagacgaGGATTTAAATACTTtagttaaaaaataataaaagcaaaaaaatcaTATAGAAGTGTAAAACAAATCTACTAATGTCgagacttgatttttttttatatatatatatgtattttgaaaatggCTTAATGTGGCACTAAATAATTATGACAGGTTGAAATTGAGGAAACAGGTGCCTAGAATtacatgaaaagagaaaaaattataCATGTGTACTTTGGAAATGGCTTAAAATGGCGCTGAATAATTATGACAGGTTGAAATTGAGGAAACAGGTGTCTAGAATTACATGAAAATAAgtctggaaaggaaagaaaataaataggaaatgcTCTACAAATCAAAATAAAGTAACTTGTGATATGTATTGAAAAGTGGGTAactaaacagaaaagagaaaaaaagactgacAGTGAAAGAAAATTACGTAAAAACAATAGAccaaatgaaaaaatgaagaaagagaaagaaaagaaatactgatggttaaagaaaattaggaatgaaacaaaaagaaaaaaaaataaatgaaataaaacaaaataaacaagaaaaatatgaaaaacgacTTCAAGCGAGAGAAAAAATGAAtccaaaaataaagagaaaaagcttagaagaataaaggagaaaaatagattaacactactcaaaaaaaaaggaaaaaaataattctgTAAGTGTATTGGCAAGGAAAAGAAgggttgaggaaaaggaaaaaaaggaaaataaagaaagaaaagatatataTGTTTTATAAGTCTGGTCATGGAGTATGTTTGGCAAGGAGTGGAAGAGTTGCCAGTTTGTACtcggaaaaaaacaaacacacacacacacactgggaagcTGAATTAcggtatatataaaaaacaaaaaaaataataataatggtcaaATCAACTAAGTCAATTTTGCAAGTTAATTTTTTACCTCAGCTCAAATTTCtaggtatacttttttttttttgtggtgtgtgtgtgtgtgtgtgtgtgtttgtgtgtgcgcatgtgagtgtgtgtgtagcccTAGTAGATAAAGATTAGGTCTGAGTGATGTATATTTTCTGTGTCGTCTCGCtgcgaaatactaaaaaaaaaagagagaatatgaATAGTGCATTACTGAAGAGCAGAAttgggtgatatatatatattttgtatgtaacTTTATTTTGGCCGCGTAACGTTGCATAGCTTTAAGACGCTCACTACATAGATCTCATGGTGCGCTGGTAGGAGCGAAGGAAGGTGTCGGGAACGGTCTGAAGCTTGGGGCCGTATAACAggtcgaatccgagaagttttgggtccctacagagtttgaTTTAGGGGCCGTATGATAAGTCGGATCCAAGAAGTTTTGGCCCGTATTACAAATTGGatccaagaagttttgggtccctataGAGTCTGGTTTAGGGGCTGTATGATAAGTCagatccgagaagttttgggtccctataGAGTCTGGGTTAGGGGCTGTATGATAAGTCagatccgagaagttttgggtccctataGAGtctggtttaggggccgtatgaTGAGTCGGATCCGGAAAGTTTTGGGTCCCTGCAGAGTTTGTTTTAGGGGGCGTAATGCAAGTCGGATCttagaagtttcgggtccctgcagAGTTTGCTTTAGGGGCCGTATAATAAGTCAGATCGAAGAAGTTTTGGGTCCGTACAGAGTTTGGTTTAGGAGCCGTATGATAAGTCGGatccaagaagttttgggtccctataGAGTGTGGTTTAGGGGCCGTGTTACAAGTCAGatccaagaagtttcaggtcctTATAGAGTTTGGTTTAGGAGCTGGATCCGAGAGTTTTGGATCCCTGCAGAGTTTGGCTTAAGGGCTGTATTACTAGTCggatccaagaagtttcgggtccttaTAGAGAGTGGTTTTGGGACTGTATTACTAGTCggatccaagaagtttcgggtccttaTAGAGAGTGGTTTTGGGACTGTATTACTAGTCggatccaagaagtttcgggtccttaTAGAGAGTGGTTTTGGGACTGTATTACTAGTCggatccaagaagtttcgggtccttGTAGAGAGTGGTTTTGGGACTGTATTACTAGTCGGATCCAAGAAGTTTCGAGTCCCTACAGAGTTTGGTatgatttgattgattgataggttattgttgcaagtaaacaacaaaggagaagggaggagcatgccatcccagcccccaggcagtacatacattcattcattcatcgcaATTTTCAATGAGGAAATGACGAGTGTGGCTGCGTTGGTGTTCATCGGCTTTCTGAACCGAGCGcctcaaatgtaaaaaaaagtgttaCGATGTACAGactgtgattatacaactaaggatacatgtgtaagtagcaccaggaaactaaaaagatacaatggtagggtgaaagtagcaccaggaaactaaaaagatacaatggtaggggacaagtgctaaaaaaataaaggccttggtTTAGTCAAGGGAGTAGACATAaggagcttttttttattattgtttcctttttttgtgcccttgtgctgtctcctttgctgtaaaaaaaaggggaagggactGAACATATAACTCTGTAGGGATCTTAAATTTCTCGGCCCTTAGTCTATTTTTTCAACTTTGTCTGATTTACATAATTCAAAAAGCTAAAAGCGAATGTAAAACTATAAGAAATGAAAATCCGCTATCATTTTCTTATCACTAACTTTGTATATCACTGAAAATtagagctattattattattattattattattattattattattattattactacactcATAACTtttgagggatggaaagaaatgtGTCTATAGCTttattgtttgtatgtatgtatgtttatgtgtatATACTCAATGTGtgtttaatatgtgtgtgtgtgtgtgtgtgtgtgcgtgtgtgcgccaTCTCACTGTTGTTAATTGGTgctgggaaggtgtgtgtgtgtgtgtgtgtgtgtgtgtgtgtgtgtgtgtgttcaaggtgtGATGTCATACCTTCGATTATTATTGCTAGTCCAcacctgttgctcctcctcctcctcctcctcctcctcctcttccttttactcccaTATTACTTTTCTAAGAccatattttatcttttctttttcctctatgaTTATTTTGCATTGCCTTTACTATTTGATTCATAATATTGTTTGGTaggcactattattattattattattattattattattattattattattattattattattgttattattgttgctactactactactactactaccactactactacagtcTGAGAGCttcatttatcttatttctctatgtttatttattatttttcatctatctttttttttttattattattattattcacggttccccatttccccttccatgtctttcctttccattcccttcattacCCTTATTTCCCATCTCTACCACTACTAAAACCACTTCTACTGCTATTTATTTATGTTCAGCAATGTAAACAGCTATAGAAACGCATCCCATTATTGTATTAAGAAATTATTTActctgtgtctatctgtcggGAAGAGTGAGAAACATTGTTATATTGCATTGTAACCTTTGTAAAACCTTATAATATCTTGTTTTATTCAATATGGTTTAGTTATTTAAGggttgtctatgtgtgtgtgtgtgtgtgtgtgttatttttctcctccctaaGCTGTCTGtccggagggaagaggaatgaggaacaaTATGAAAGCCTATAAATTTGagcctcttgtgtgtgtgtgtgtgtgtgctttttctcCTCTCAAAGCTGTCTgtctggagggaagaggaaagaggaaaagtatgaaAGCCTATAAATTTAATCctcttaattgtgtgtgtgtgtgtgtgtgtgtgtgtgtcctttctatAGTGTGTtcctgaaatgtgtgtgtgtgtgtgtgtgtgtgtgtacctcctcTCATCGTGACTCATGTTGGCTAAGTTTTCTTGAACCTTCGCCCCGTGCAAAATTCACCATGCTGCCACCCGCTTTTATAAATGGACAGGAAAATATAACACTTTGGTAACGCTGCTGTTTTATTGCCATCCTGAGGTAAGGTTTGCGACTTACATCCTCCTCTGAtagtgtttttttaatatattttcttacttatttatttattttgtttatttatatttttttacatcctcCGATAGTGTTTGTGTTTTGCGTGTTTATTTCTTCGACCAGAACTACCTATTCGACCTCCACAGCCTCCTTCTCGacctccacagcctcctcctcgacctccacacTCAAGTATATGACCTCTTCAACCTCCATAATCTATTCTTCAACCTCTAAAACCTCCTTGAATCTCCACAACCTCATCCTCAACCTCCTCTTTGACCGCTTAAATATTCTTGACCTCCACAACCTCATCCTTGACCTCCACACTAGTATTTGACCTCTTTAACCTCCGTGATCTATTCTTTGACCTCCACAACTTGCTCCTTGACCTCTAAAACCTCCTTCTACAACCTCCACAACCTTATCCTGAACGTCTGACCTCAAATCTATCTCCTCGACCTCCACAACCTCATCCTAGACCTTTTTTTTGTCGTCTTAAATCAATTTCTTCAACCTCCAAAACCTCACATAACCTCCTCCTTAATTAACCTCTAAAAACCTCCTTCTTCAACCTCCACAACCTCATCCTCGACATAACTATAAAATCCGCCAGTTATAACTTCCTTATTTTAATCACCTTtcaattttatctttttctctagttttgttttatttcaacttatttttaactttttttatttccttatatgtattaatctattttcctttctgtgtGCATTTTGGCGGTGTTAATGGTTTGCCTCTGTGTTCTGTGTCCTGTGTTCTTCTTGGGGTTCTTTTTACAGAGGAATGAGGTGTAGGCCTATGTGTGTTCTTcgtctccgtggtctagtggttagtgtGCCTATCTGTGAATCAGCGGGCCTGAGTTCGAGTCCAGCCATAGAGTGAGCACCCATCTTCACCATTGGTTCTTCAGTGAGTTGCTTGGTGGTGAGTTATTTATGGGTTTTGatattgattttttcttttctaatcttaCAAACTGCTTTCAGATCTGTTAATTAATTGCTTCacctgtccttttttgtttgttttaagggTTACTCAAGAACTATGCTGCGAGTGAGTTAGTATATCATTGTTTCAACTCATTATTGTCATTAGCaccattgttttgttttgtatgggATTTATTTGCTGATTTATGTCGTTCATATGCATTTAAGTCTGCATAAGGAtagaagagtaggagagagagggaaaagggaagagacggggagagaggaaggaggaaaggatgtgaaaggaaaaagggaaaaggagaaggagagaggggaaggaggaaaggatgggaaagaaaaaagggaaaaagggaaggtaagaaaggaaggagaggtgaaagaaaaaattgaaaaagagaaggaaagaaaggaaggaggaaagcaggtggaaggaaaacgggaagaggagaaggaaagaaaggaaggagagaggtgagagaaaaaatggaaaaagagaaggaaagaaaggaaggagagagaggaaggaggaaaggaggtgaaagaaaaaagggaaaatgtgaaaggaaggagagaagagaaggaggaaaggaggggaaagaaaaaagggaaaaagagaaggagagaggggaaggaggaaaggaggggaaagaaataagggaaaaggagaaggagagagaggaaggaggaaaggaggggaaagaaaaaagggaaagagaaggaaaggaaaaagggaaagagaaggaaaggacggaggaaaggaggggaaaggaaaaagggaaagagaaggaaaggaaggaaggagagaggggaaggaggaaaggaggggagaggaaaaagggaaaaggagaaggagagaggaaggaggaaaggaggggaaagaaataagggaaaaggaggagagaggaaggaggaaaggaggggaaaggaaaaagggaaagagaaggaaaggaaggaaggaaggagagaggggaaagagaaggaaagaaaggaagaaggaaaggaggggaaagaaaaaagggaaaaagataaggagagaaaggaaggaggaaaggaagggaaagaaaaaaagggaaaaggagaaggagagagaggaaggaggaaaggaggggaaagaaaaaagggaaaaggagaaggaggaaaggaggggaaaggaaaaagggaaagagaaggaaaggaaggaaggagagagggtaaggaggaaaggaggggaaaaaagggaaaaagggaaggaggaatgctgTTGCTGTGTAGGCCTACGTATCATTTGCatatatgtttttctttcatttttttcctccctccctccacaccgtAGAACAATATATtaggcttctcttttttttcatctttctactTCGAATTATATAATACATTACCGCATTTTCCTGCCACACCGCAAGACAATATATTAGGCTACTCTTTCTCTCCACACCACCGGACAATATAAAAGACTactctctctccacaccacagAACAATAAGCTACATTAggctactctttctctctccacaccacAGAACAAGAGGCT includes the following:
- the LOC126983582 gene encoding cGMP-specific 3',5'-cyclic phosphodiesterase alpha-like, which gives rise to MFLQGYAKLMSPGFHFIFVTYSITLHFGLCFPFLVFISFYLLFSYHSLSSLLSFSPSFCSLHSFLLPLLPSPSCLPVLFLSFNSFSFCLIIPSLCFSPSFHFLNFVSFTVSFPLLYHLLHASLFCFFPSFFHFLNFGFRSFLLLRSSSFFLLHIFHYFVFVLIIFCLLFSSSSCYFVCFHIFCLFLLIIILLCYFSSLSFFLPVFYFPSFLSFFSSSCFLFSIIPVFFFFFLFSFFHHSCLFFLLPVFFFPSFLSFFSSSCFLFSYHSCLFFLLPVFFFLSFLSFFSSSCFLFSIIPVFFLLPVFFFPSFLSFFLPVFFFPSFLSFFLPVFFFLSFLSFFFFSILLFCYFPSYLPSPLFSLLLSNPPTPRLPLFHTHI